The Deinococcus terrestris genomic sequence ACCAGCGCCTCGCGGGTCTCGTCGGGCGACTGGAGGACGATGTTCTTGCCGTCCAGACCGGGGAAGGAGCCGCCACCCGAGGCGCGGTAGTTGTTCGTGGCGATCACGAACTGCTGCGCGGGGTCGATGGGTTTGCCCCCGAACTGGAGGTTTTTGATGCGGCGGGCCTCCGGGTTCACCAGCTTGCCTGCGCGGTCGTAGCGGGCGGGCTGGGTCACGTCGATCTCGTAGGTCACGCCGTCCAGCACGTCGAAGTTGTAGGTGGGGAAGGTCTCGTCCACCAGGGCCTGCGGCTCGGTCTTGCTGGGGTCGATGCGGTTGAACTGCCCGGCGCTGCGCTCCAGCCACTCCTGCACCTGCGCCCCGTTCACGAGGACGGCCTGCACGGTGTTGGGGTAGACGTAGAGGTCGGCCACGTTCTTGATGGCGAGGGTCCCGGCAGGGATGTCGGTGTAGTAGCTCGCCCCGGCGCGGCCCCCGGCCTTGAAGGGCGCGGCGGCGGAGAGGACGGGCAGGTCCTTGTACTGGCCCCCGGCAAGCGCCGCCTTCACGTAGGCGAGCTGCGCGTTGGAGACGAGCTGCACGCTGGGATCGTCCTGCACCAGCGACCAGTAGGAGGTCACCGGGGCCGTCAGGTCGGCCACCTTGCCGCGCACGTAGGCCAGGGTGCCCTCGTGGGCCTGTTTCACCGCCGCGGCGATCACGGGGTCGGGCGTGACGAGGCTCTTTTTCGCCGTCTTGTCCCAGATGGGGCGGATGCTGCCCTGCGCGTCGGCGATGGTCCACTTCTGGGTCGCGCGGTTGTAGTTGAGCTTCAGGTCGGCCACGCCGAGGTTATTGCCCCAGAAGCCGGGCATCAGCACGACCTTGCCGTTGATGGTGCCCTTCTGGAGATTCACGCCCGCCACGTCCTTGTAGCCGGTGCCGGGGAACTCGAGGTGGCTGTGCCCGGTCAGCACCACGTCGATGCCCTCCACGTCGGTCAGGGCCGCGCCCGCCTGCTCGCCGCCGGGGGCGTAGGCGCCCTGGTTGATGCCGGTGTGCGCGAGCGCGACCACGATGTCGGCGCCCTGGGCCTTCATCTGAGGCACGAACCGGCGGGCGGCCTCCACGATGTCGAGCGCCTGCACCTTGCCGTCGAGGTGGGCGCGGTCCCAGTTCAGAATCTGGGGCGGCGTAAAGCCGATCACGCCGACGTTGATGAAGTACGGGCGGCCATCGGTGGAGTACACCAGCTTGCGCTGAATCACGTAGGGCGTGTACTTGTTCGTGCCGTCCATGTTCAGCACGTTGGCGTTCACGTAGGGCATCGGCGCCGAGGCGAGCACCCGGTCGAGGTAGTCCAGCCCGTAGTTGAACTCGTGGTTGCCCAGGGTCGCGCCGTCGTAGCGCAGGGTCCGCATGACCTGGTGCATGGGGTGCATCTGGCCGTCTTTCAGCGGCTGCACGCGGGCCGTGAAGTCGCCCAGCGGGTTGCCCTGAATCAGGTCACCGTTGTCAAAGAGCAGCGTGTTGCGCTTTTCCTCGCGGGCCTGCTTGATCAGGGTGGCGGTGTACTCCAGCCCGAACTCGCCGGTGGGCTTGTCCTGGTAGTAGTCGTAGCCCAGGGCGTTGGTGTGGAGGTCGGTCGTTTCGAGAATCCGCAGCTCGACGGTCTGGGCACTCGCTGCACCCAGCAGCAGGGCCATGGTCAGGGCAAATTTAGTCCGCACGCTCTCCAGAATACGGCGAAGGGTCAGGGGCGTGTGAAGGCGCCAGCGCCCCCGGTCCAAGATCGCGGGCCGCCCCCAGCCCCAGCAGGCCCAGCGTGAGGTCAAACTCGGCCAGCACGTTCCCCACGACCTCACGCACGCCCGCCTCTCCCGCTATGGCGAGCCCGTACACGTAGGGCCGCCCCAGCAGCACCGCCCGTGCCCCCAGCGCGAGGGCCTTCGCCACGTCCGACCCGGTGCGGACCCCGCTGTCGAGGAGCACCGGGAGGCCCCCCGCCGCCGCGACCACGCCGGGCAGGGCGTCCAGCGCCGCGACCTCGCCGTCAATCTGCCGCCCGCCGTGGTTGGACACGATCAGGCCGTCTACCCCGCGCCGGACGGCCTCCCGCGCGTCGTCGGGGTGAAGGATGCCCTTGAGGAGGATGGGCAGCCGGGTCCACTCGCGCAGGCGGCCCACGTCGTCCCAGGACAGGTCCGGGCGGGTGTAGGTGGCGGTGAAGCGGGCGGCGGCCGAGCGCATCTGGGCGGCACTCAGCCCGAAGGCGCGGCCCTTCGCGGCGAGGTCGGCCCCGGTACGCAGGAGCGCCGGGGTGCGCGGGGGCTGCACGGCGGGGGCGGGAAGCGGCGTGTCCAGCCGCGAGCGAAACACCGGGTCGCTGAGGTACTGCGCCAGTCCGCGCCCGCGCAGGAAGGGCAGGCTGCCGAGGTCCAGGTCGCGGGGCCGCCACCCCAGCAGCGTGGTATCCAGCGTGAGGACGACGGCCGCTGCCCCGCACGCCTCGGCCCGGCGCACGAAGGAGCGGGTCACCTCGTCGTCGGTGCCCCAGTAGAGCTGGAAGAAGCGGGGCGCGTCACCCATCGCCTTCGCGCACGTCTCCATCGGGACCGAGGCCTGCGACGAGAAGACGAAGGGGACGCGCTCGGCGGCGGCGGCGCGGGCGACGGCGAGGTCCGCCTGCGGGTGCGCGGCCTCCAGCACGCCGATGGGGGCGAGCAGCAGCGGCGAGGGGAGCGAGAGGCCCAGCAATTCCACCCCGAGGTCGCGTTCGCGGGTTCCACTGAGACGCCGGGGCATCAGCCGCACCCGCTCGAAGGCGGCGAGGTTGGCTCGCATGGTCCGCTCGGCCCCGGCGCCGCCCGCGACATAGGCGAAGTCGGCCGCGCTCATCTTGGCCTTGGCCGCCGCCTGAAGGCGTTCGGGAATCACGGGGACGGCGGGGCGCTCGCCGCCGAGGCCGCGGACATAGAGGCGCGTCTGCCGGGTGCGGCCCGGTCCGGCTGGGGGGTTCGTCGTCATGGGAGTGCCTCCGGGGGGATGTAGGGCAAAGCATAGCCGCCGGTGAAGGTGAGACGGGCCGACAATCCCTTCGCCCTGCCTATGCTGGGCCAAGTTCCCCACATCCCTGCCCCATCTCCCGGAGGCCCCATGCCCCCCAAGACCCCCCAGACCCGCCGCCCCGACCCCTCCCCCGCTACCTCCGTGCAGACCCTGGGCCTGGCCGCCGTGCTGACCATGCTGGGCGCGGTCGTGGT encodes the following:
- a CDS encoding alpha-hydroxy-acid oxidizing protein: MTTNPPAGPGRTRQTRLYVRGLGGERPAVPVIPERLQAAAKAKMSAADFAYVAGGAGAERTMRANLAAFERVRLMPRRLSGTRERDLGVELLGLSLPSPLLLAPIGVLEAAHPQADLAVARAAAAERVPFVFSSQASVPMETCAKAMGDAPRFFQLYWGTDDEVTRSFVRRAEACGAAAVVLTLDTTLLGWRPRDLDLGSLPFLRGRGLAQYLSDPVFRSRLDTPLPAPAVQPPRTPALLRTGADLAAKGRAFGLSAAQMRSAAARFTATYTRPDLSWDDVGRLREWTRLPILLKGILHPDDAREAVRRGVDGLIVSNHGGRQIDGEVAALDALPGVVAAAGGLPVLLDSGVRTGSDVAKALALGARAVLLGRPYVYGLAIAGEAGVREVVGNVLAEFDLTLGLLGLGAARDLGPGALAPSHAPDPSPYSGERAD
- the cpdB gene encoding 2',3'-cyclic-nucleotide 2'-phosphodiesterase translates to MALLLGAASAQTVELRILETTDLHTNALGYDYYQDKPTGEFGLEYTATLIKQAREEKRNTLLFDNGDLIQGNPLGDFTARVQPLKDGQMHPMHQVMRTLRYDGATLGNHEFNYGLDYLDRVLASAPMPYVNANVLNMDGTNKYTPYVIQRKLVYSTDGRPYFINVGVIGFTPPQILNWDRAHLDGKVQALDIVEAARRFVPQMKAQGADIVVALAHTGINQGAYAPGGEQAGAALTDVEGIDVVLTGHSHLEFPGTGYKDVAGVNLQKGTINGKVVLMPGFWGNNLGVADLKLNYNRATQKWTIADAQGSIRPIWDKTAKKSLVTPDPVIAAAVKQAHEGTLAYVRGKVADLTAPVTSYWSLVQDDPSVQLVSNAQLAYVKAALAGGQYKDLPVLSAAAPFKAGGRAGASYYTDIPAGTLAIKNVADLYVYPNTVQAVLVNGAQVQEWLERSAGQFNRIDPSKTEPQALVDETFPTYNFDVLDGVTYEIDVTQPARYDRAGKLVNPEARRIKNLQFGGKPIDPAQQFVIATNNYRASGGGSFPGLDGKNIVLQSPDETREALVKYFNEQKTVNPTADGNWKLTPVPGATLLYVSSPNAQKELPAGATLLRTREDGFAEYTIKF